A portion of the Nitratidesulfovibrio termitidis HI1 genome contains these proteins:
- a CDS encoding ATP-binding protein yields the protein MILRRFQRLGLQQKFFITILVVIMAISGTIALLARWILVSGLTAELELRGAAIAHSVAARGAGYILDNDVPQLVGLIFDEAQLRERHQFIAYIFVTDPQGAVLAHTFIKPFPEYLRMANPLPDGMAKSVELVDVMGVSAYDIAVPVKEGLYRIGDVHVGLSKDHMDSLVGKLRVTFLGFITAVVVITFFISHYLARYITAPVTRLTRISDDLSRGNFNTAVDLDVPDAGWDIHDCPAYSNTDLPCWHFDEQRRGPRQTPERLHSCPTCVFYRKRGGDEVIQLADSFRNMVWSIRLYRKRLQESEGKYRSLFDSGPDPIFVVDCTDLCILDANPRAVEMYGYTREELHGLPLTALGGDVMRECSAVFDTVFDGGDAAGGCLNIPKAMQVRKDGSVFHVNLHACPISYRGRPAIIVSTTDISEMMDKDAQIIQAAKMKSLGEMSAGVAHELNQPLNAIRMGSDFLSLVIEQGLPLPQSRLHEVARDICTQVDRATEIINTLRSFGRKSDAVIEPLDINRPTRAVLPLVERQFLLQNVEVKLDLAEGLPPVRAHENRLQQVFFNLVTNARDAILDRARKDGGLRGVITIATRAEADGDAVVATVSDNGAGIPEALREQIFQPFFTTKVTGQGMGLGLSIVYGIVRDYGGDIRIESTEGKGAAFHVRLPAHRDTPPHGGKKDDSHAHPGD from the coding sequence ATGATCCTGCGCCGCTTCCAACGCCTGGGGCTGCAACAGAAGTTCTTCATCACCATTCTTGTGGTGATCATGGCCATCAGCGGCACCATCGCCCTGTTGGCCCGGTGGATTCTGGTGTCCGGCCTGACCGCGGAACTGGAACTGCGCGGCGCGGCCATCGCCCACAGCGTGGCGGCGCGCGGGGCGGGCTACATCCTGGACAACGACGTGCCGCAACTGGTGGGGCTTATCTTCGACGAGGCCCAACTGCGCGAGCGGCACCAGTTCATCGCCTACATCTTCGTCACGGACCCGCAAGGCGCCGTGCTGGCCCACACCTTCATCAAGCCCTTCCCCGAATACCTGCGCATGGCCAACCCCCTGCCCGACGGGATGGCCAAAAGCGTGGAACTGGTGGACGTGATGGGGGTGTCGGCCTACGACATCGCCGTGCCGGTGAAGGAGGGGCTGTACCGCATCGGCGACGTGCACGTGGGCCTCAGCAAGGACCACATGGACAGCCTGGTGGGCAAGCTGCGGGTGACCTTTCTGGGGTTCATCACGGCGGTGGTGGTGATCACCTTCTTCATCAGCCACTATCTCGCCCGGTACATCACCGCACCCGTGACGCGCCTGACGCGCATTTCCGACGATCTTTCACGCGGCAACTTCAACACCGCCGTGGACCTGGACGTGCCCGACGCGGGCTGGGACATCCATGACTGCCCCGCCTACAGCAACACCGACCTGCCGTGCTGGCACTTCGACGAGCAGCGCCGGGGCCCGCGCCAGACGCCGGAGCGGCTGCACAGCTGCCCCACCTGCGTGTTCTACCGCAAGCGCGGCGGCGACGAGGTGATCCAACTGGCCGACTCGTTCCGCAACATGGTGTGGTCCATCCGGCTGTACCGCAAGCGGCTGCAGGAGTCGGAGGGCAAGTACCGCTCGTTGTTCGACAGCGGGCCGGACCCCATCTTCGTGGTGGACTGCACAGACCTGTGCATTCTGGACGCCAACCCGCGCGCCGTGGAAATGTACGGCTACACCCGCGAGGAACTGCACGGCCTGCCGCTCACCGCGCTGGGCGGCGACGTGATGCGCGAATGCAGCGCGGTGTTCGACACCGTGTTCGATGGCGGCGATGCGGCGGGCGGCTGCCTGAACATTCCCAAGGCCATGCAGGTGCGCAAGGACGGCAGCGTGTTCCACGTCAACCTGCATGCCTGCCCCATCAGCTATCGCGGGCGGCCCGCCATCATCGTGTCCACCACCGACATCAGCGAAATGATGGACAAGGACGCCCAGATCATCCAGGCGGCCAAGATGAAGTCGCTGGGCGAAATGTCCGCCGGGGTGGCCCACGAGTTGAACCAGCCGCTCAACGCCATCCGCATGGGCAGCGACTTCCTGTCGCTGGTCATCGAGCAGGGGCTGCCGCTGCCGCAATCGCGCCTGCACGAGGTTGCGCGCGACATCTGCACCCAGGTCGACCGCGCCACGGAAATCATCAACACCCTGCGTTCGTTCGGCCGCAAGTCCGACGCGGTCATAGAGCCGCTGGACATCAACCGGCCCACCCGCGCCGTGCTGCCGCTGGTGGAGCGCCAGTTCCTGCTCCAGAACGTGGAGGTGAAGCTGGACCTGGCCGAGGGCCTGCCCCCGGTGCGCGCCCACGAGAACCGCCTGCAGCAGGTGTTCTTCAACCTGGTGACCAACGCCCGCGACGCCATTCTGGATCGCGCCCGCAAGGATGGCGGCCTGCGCGGGGTGATCACCATCGCCACGCGGGCCGAGGCCGACGGCGACGCCGTGGTGGCCACCGTGTCCGACAACGGCGCGGGTATTCCCGAGGCGCTGCGCGAGCAGATATTCCAGCCGTTCTTCACCACCAAGGTCACGGGCCAGGGCATGGGCCTTGGGCTGTCCATCGTGTACGGCATCGTGCGCGATTACGGCGGCGACATCCGCATCGAAAGCACAGAGGGCAAGGGCGCCGCATTCCACGTGCGCCTGCCCGCCCACCGCGATACCCCGCCCCACGGCGGCAAAAAGGACGACAGCCATGCGCATCCTGGTGATTGA
- a CDS encoding response regulator: MRILVIDDEAPTLKMFGLLLEALGHEPLAAESGEEGLIRFDRERPDVVLTDIKMPGIDGMDVLRALKEADPRSEVIVITGHGDTELAIEALHLDATDFINKPVRREALEHALARAEERIRLKRVKEEEIRLVAGPGVAETGDADTGAAQDGVAVVRIRGTVNSPAEPVLRHVFEEALLTGAPTVVLDFEPSVSVNGAGIAVLAELVRHARTLGRAVRISGVSPNLSTVFDVVGIARNATVQVGTAAE, encoded by the coding sequence ATGCGCATCCTGGTGATTGACGACGAGGCGCCCACCCTGAAGATGTTCGGCCTGCTGCTGGAAGCGCTGGGGCACGAGCCGCTGGCCGCGGAATCGGGCGAGGAGGGGCTGATCCGCTTCGACCGCGAACGCCCCGACGTGGTGCTGACCGACATCAAGATGCCGGGCATCGACGGCATGGACGTGCTGCGCGCCCTGAAGGAAGCCGACCCGCGCAGCGAGGTCATCGTCATCACCGGACACGGCGACACGGAACTGGCCATAGAGGCGCTGCACCTGGACGCCACCGACTTCATCAACAAGCCGGTGCGGCGCGAGGCCCTGGAACACGCCCTGGCGCGGGCCGAGGAACGCATCCGCCTGAAACGCGTCAAGGAAGAGGAAATCCGGCTGGTGGCCGGACCGGGGGTGGCGGAAACTGGCGACGCGGACACGGGCGCGGCGCAGGACGGCGTCGCAGTGGTGCGCATACGCGGCACGGTGAACAGCCCGGCGGAACCGGTACTGCGCCACGTGTTCGAAGAGGCGCTGCTGACCGGCGCACCAACGGTGGTGCTGGACTTCGAGCCGTCCGTTTCGGTGAACGGCGCGGGCATCGCCGTGCTGGCGGAACTGGTGCGCCACGCCCGCACCCTGGGCCGCGCGGTGCGCATCAGCGGGGTGTCGCCCAATCTTTCCACCGTGTTCGACGTGGTGGGCATTGCCCGCAACGCCACGGTGCAGGTGGGCACGGCGGCGGAATAG
- a CDS encoding LytR/AlgR family response regulator transcription factor, with protein sequence MTIRALIVDDERPARDELAYLLSAYPDVEAAEAASASEALRKLADEKFDLVFQDIQMPGHDGFHVLREAQAQSQPGEAPPLFVFVTAFDEHAIRAFEENALDYLLKPVAPARLARCLDRVRGRLATDGAQPLQNAVATLLGALGHSKPVDRLAVEHGGRISLIPTRDVVMIEAEEKRIVAVTDEGRLPCHNMNTLARAEERLAGLPFFRVNRAVLVNLERIAEFSPWINGKYHLVMNDPERTEVTVSRNRARDFRSRLGV encoded by the coding sequence ATGACCATCCGCGCCCTCATCGTCGATGACGAACGCCCCGCCAGGGACGAACTGGCCTACCTGCTCTCGGCCTACCCGGACGTGGAGGCCGCCGAGGCGGCATCGGCCAGCGAGGCGTTGCGCAAGCTGGCGGACGAAAAGTTCGACCTGGTCTTCCAGGACATCCAGATGCCGGGGCACGACGGCTTCCACGTCCTGCGCGAGGCGCAGGCCCAGTCGCAGCCGGGCGAGGCCCCGCCGCTGTTCGTCTTCGTCACCGCCTTCGACGAGCACGCCATCCGCGCCTTCGAGGAAAACGCCCTCGACTACCTGCTGAAGCCCGTGGCCCCGGCCCGGCTGGCCCGCTGCCTGGACCGGGTGCGCGGACGACTGGCCACCGACGGCGCACAGCCGTTGCAGAACGCCGTGGCCACCCTGCTGGGCGCGTTGGGTCATTCCAAGCCCGTGGACCGTCTCGCCGTCGAGCACGGCGGGCGCATCAGCCTCATCCCCACGCGCGACGTGGTGATGATAGAGGCCGAAGAAAAGCGCATCGTGGCCGTCACCGACGAGGGCCGCCTGCCCTGCCACAACATGAACACCCTGGCCCGGGCGGAAGAACGCCTGGCCGGGCTGCCGTTCTTTCGGGTGAACCGCGCCGTGCTGGTAAACCTGGAGCGCATTGCCGAATTTTCGCCGTGGATCAACGGCAAGTACCATCTGGTCATGAACGACCCGGAGCGCACCGAGGTCACCGTCAGCCGCAACCGCGCGCGCGACTTCCGTTCCCGGCTCGGCGTCTAG
- a CDS encoding LytS/YhcK type 5TM receptor domain-containing protein has translation MDPILSPHVPELFITLTQRFGLLLAGGFAIMTFAPLDKVGPGRSRPLWATALLVVMFGLFGILGTYTGNFVFQSFANLRAMGVITAGLFGGPVVGAGAGIIAAGHRYLIDVGGFSALPCGLATLSEGVLAGLVAWRFPERRLDWATALTLGLIGETYHMGLVLWLAEPFTEAVELVRVISLPMILINAMGAALFVQALRLQLHFRDLRDSTQARQILSIANRTLSHLRSGLTRASAQATADIILDETHVAAVALTGGDMVLAHVGAGDDHHMPGFQVRTLATRRVAETGEPLFVRDRDSIGCRQPGCPLTDAIIVPLRKGGQILGCLKLYGTKNRPLDQTRFELAKGLADLFSTQIELEEIGIKNQLIARAEIRRLQAQINPHFLFNSLNTVASFCRTAPGQARDLILDLARYMRRNLDSSRGAIRLSEELEQVRSYLVIEQARFGDRIRADIDLAPGTADWLIPPLLIQPLVENSVRHGILAREEGGLVRLSAHADGDHLLVTVEDDGAGMDDDTRNAILAPDASDLSPRILPVPPSEAQNDAQSGPQFGTSCTDIPGESLRDGIGARNCNQRLLQMYGPSYAMRIDSEPGRGTRVSFRIPRQQLQ, from the coding sequence ATGGACCCGATACTTTCCCCCCATGTTCCCGAACTGTTCATCACCCTGACCCAGCGCTTCGGCCTGCTGCTGGCCGGGGGCTTCGCCATCATGACCTTTGCCCCGCTGGACAAGGTGGGGCCCGGGCGCTCGCGCCCGTTGTGGGCCACGGCGCTGCTGGTGGTCATGTTCGGGCTGTTCGGCATTCTGGGCACCTACACCGGCAACTTCGTGTTCCAGTCCTTCGCCAACCTGCGGGCCATGGGCGTGATCACCGCCGGTTTGTTCGGCGGGCCGGTGGTGGGCGCGGGGGCGGGCATCATCGCCGCCGGGCACCGCTATCTCATCGACGTGGGCGGATTCAGCGCGCTGCCGTGCGGCCTTGCCACCCTGAGCGAAGGGGTGCTGGCCGGGCTGGTGGCATGGCGCTTTCCGGAACGGCGGCTGGACTGGGCCACGGCCCTGACCCTGGGGCTGATCGGCGAAACCTACCACATGGGCCTCGTGCTGTGGCTGGCCGAACCCTTCACCGAGGCCGTGGAACTGGTGCGGGTGATCAGCCTGCCCATGATCCTCATCAACGCCATGGGCGCGGCGCTGTTCGTGCAGGCCCTGCGCCTGCAACTGCATTTCCGCGACCTGCGCGACTCCACCCAGGCCCGTCAGATCCTGTCCATCGCCAACCGGACACTGTCGCACCTGCGTTCCGGCCTGACGCGCGCCTCTGCCCAGGCCACGGCGGACATCATCCTGGACGAGACGCACGTGGCCGCCGTGGCCCTGACCGGGGGCGACATGGTGCTGGCCCACGTGGGCGCGGGCGACGACCACCACATGCCCGGCTTTCAGGTGCGCACCCTGGCCACCCGCCGGGTGGCGGAAACGGGCGAGCCGCTGTTCGTGCGTGACCGCGATTCCATCGGCTGCCGCCAGCCCGGCTGCCCGCTGACCGACGCCATCATCGTGCCGCTGCGCAAGGGCGGCCAGATTCTGGGGTGCCTGAAGCTGTACGGCACCAAGAACCGCCCGCTGGACCAGACCCGCTTCGAACTGGCCAAGGGGTTGGCCGACCTGTTCTCCACCCAGATCGAACTGGAAGAGATCGGCATCAAGAACCAGCTCATCGCCCGCGCCGAAATCCGACGCCTGCAGGCCCAGATCAACCCGCACTTCCTGTTCAACTCGCTGAACACGGTGGCCTCGTTCTGCCGCACCGCGCCCGGCCAGGCCCGCGACCTGATCCTGGACCTGGCCCGGTACATGCGCCGCAACCTCGACTCCAGCCGGGGGGCCATCCGCCTGTCCGAGGAACTGGAGCAGGTGCGCTCGTACCTTGTCATCGAGCAGGCCCGCTTTGGCGACCGCATCCGCGCCGACATCGACCTGGCCCCAGGCACCGCCGACTGGCTGATACCGCCGCTGCTCATCCAGCCGCTGGTGGAAAACAGCGTGCGCCACGGCATCCTGGCCCGCGAGGAAGGCGGTCTGGTGCGCCTGTCGGCCCATGCCGACGGCGACCACCTGCTGGTGACCGTGGAAGACGACGGCGCGGGCATGGACGACGACACCCGCAACGCCATTCTGGCCCCGGACGCCAGCGACCTTTCGCCCCGCATCCTCCCCGTCCCCCCGAGCGAGGCGCAGAACGACGCCCAGTCCGGCCCCCAATTCGGCACATCCTGCACCGACATCCCGGGCGAAAGCCTGCGTGACGGCATTGGCGCCCGCAACTGCAACCAGCGGCTGCTGCAGATGTACGGCCCCTCGTACGCCATGCGCATAGACAGCGAACCCGGCAGGGGCACGCGCGTCTCGTTCCGCATTCCGCGCCAGCAGTTGCAGTAG